The proteins below are encoded in one region of Polynucleobacter sp. AP-Nino-20-G2:
- a CDS encoding haloacid dehalogenase type II has protein sequence MYKLIAFDAYGTLFDVYSMGQLAEELFPGHGQAFALMWRDRQIEYTRLVTMSDPNPNGSKYYLPFWELTIRSLRYVCTRMGLRLTPDCEKRLMDQYAKLTSFEDSLSVLKSIKEKSLSTAILSNGSKEMLATVVESNGIKPYLDKIVTIEDVRLFKTAPQAYELLLKAFPVKKEEILFVSSNAWDALAAKWYGFDVFWVNRLGHPFEEIGDPPNYEGGSLSEVLDVI, from the coding sequence ATGTATAAGCTCATTGCTTTTGATGCGTATGGCACATTGTTTGATGTGTATTCCATGGGCCAGTTGGCTGAGGAATTATTTCCGGGCCATGGCCAAGCATTTGCCTTAATGTGGCGCGATCGTCAAATTGAATACACCCGCCTAGTGACTATGAGCGATCCCAATCCGAATGGGAGTAAATACTATCTTCCATTTTGGGAGCTAACAATTCGTTCCTTGCGCTATGTTTGTACGCGGATGGGCTTAAGGCTCACTCCTGACTGCGAAAAGAGGCTGATGGATCAATATGCCAAGCTCACTAGCTTTGAAGATAGCCTAAGTGTTCTCAAAAGCATTAAAGAAAAAAGTTTATCAACGGCCATATTGTCTAACGGCAGTAAAGAGATGCTCGCTACCGTAGTGGAAAGTAATGGGATAAAACCCTATCTAGATAAGATCGTCACAATTGAAGATGTTCGTCTATTTAAAACGGCTCCTCAAGCTTACGAACTTTTACTAAAAGCATTTCCTGTGAAGAAAGAAGAAATTCTCTTTGTATCCAGTAACGCATGGGACGCTCTAGCGGCCAAATGGTATGGCTTTGATGTGTTCTGGGTCAATCGCTTGGGCCACCCATTTGAAGAGATTGGCGATCCGCCAAACTACGAGGGCGGATCCTTAAGTGAGGTGCTGGATGTTATTTAA
- a CDS encoding sodium-dependent bicarbonate transport family permease, whose protein sequence is MSNFLDPAILFFVFGVFAGTVKSNLEIPQPIARFLSLYLLMALGLKGGFALHKSGFTLEIGLGLGLAVFLAIIIPLMGYLVLRTKLNNYDAAAIAATYGSVSAVTFITATQALDQYGIAFGGHMAAAMALMESPAIILAILLANRARASATNSKQSTSMSKILHESFTDGAQLLLLGSMVVGLVSGDSGQKIMAPFSIDLFKGMLAFFLLDMGLMAAKNFEGLKGKPPITLFYAIGAPLVHASIALGLCKLLGLPLGDTVLLMVLAASASYIAVPAVLRHALPEVNPALYMGMSLGITFPFNIILGIPLYTYVAGLTY, encoded by the coding sequence ATGAGTAATTTCTTAGATCCAGCAATTCTCTTTTTTGTTTTTGGTGTTTTTGCTGGCACTGTTAAATCTAATTTAGAAATTCCTCAGCCCATTGCCAGATTTTTATCTTTGTATCTCCTGATGGCGCTGGGCTTGAAGGGTGGCTTTGCGCTTCATAAATCAGGCTTTACTCTTGAGATTGGTTTAGGGCTTGGCTTGGCAGTATTTCTGGCAATCATCATTCCTTTGATGGGGTATTTAGTTCTCAGGACCAAGCTGAATAATTATGATGCTGCCGCTATTGCTGCGACTTATGGCTCGGTTAGCGCTGTCACCTTTATCACCGCAACCCAAGCGCTTGATCAATATGGCATTGCCTTTGGCGGGCATATGGCTGCCGCAATGGCTTTAATGGAGTCGCCTGCAATTATTTTGGCGATCTTGTTGGCCAATAGGGCGAGAGCATCAGCTACAAATTCAAAGCAGTCCACGAGCATGTCAAAGATTCTTCACGAATCATTTACTGATGGCGCACAACTTCTATTGTTGGGCTCAATGGTTGTTGGTTTGGTGAGTGGCGATAGTGGGCAAAAAATAATGGCCCCGTTTTCAATAGACTTGTTCAAGGGGATGCTTGCCTTCTTCTTGCTTGATATGGGCTTGATGGCGGCTAAGAACTTTGAGGGATTAAAAGGTAAGCCGCCAATTACTTTGTTTTACGCAATTGGAGCGCCTTTAGTCCACGCATCCATCGCATTGGGACTATGTAAGCTGCTAGGCTTGCCTCTGGGCGATACAGTCCTGTTAATGGTGCTTGCTGCAAGCGCTTCTTACATTGCTGTGCCGGCAGTATTAAGGCATGCACTTCCCGAAGTAAATCCTGCTTTATATATGGGGATGTCATTGGGCATTACCTTCCCCTTCAACATCATTCTGGGAATTCCTCTGTACACCTATGTAGCTGGGCTTACTTATTAA
- a CDS encoding DUF3106 domain-containing protein: MSSKKFAVGLLFGMSVFSLASAAIPEPPNPLANINLTFDQRLEQMKQTDAALLKATPEERKEYWHKMRDQMKALSPEDRKLVHEKMKAQWQSITPEQKEKMKAERKAFFDGLTPEEQSEMKARKAKWENMSPEERQRWHKQSS; the protein is encoded by the coding sequence ATGAGTTCTAAGAAATTTGCGGTGGGACTGCTATTTGGCATGTCTGTATTTTCTTTGGCTAGTGCGGCGATACCTGAACCACCAAATCCGTTGGCAAATATCAACTTAACATTTGATCAGCGCCTTGAGCAAATGAAGCAAACTGATGCTGCCTTACTTAAGGCAACCCCAGAAGAGCGTAAAGAATACTGGCACAAGATGCGCGATCAAATGAAAGCTTTAAGCCCTGAAGATCGCAAATTGGTTCACGAAAAAATGAAGGCTCAATGGCAATCAATTACTCCTGAGCAAAAAGAAAAAATGAAAGCAGAGAGAAAGGCTTTCTTTGACGGGCTCACCCCTGAAGAGCAATCGGAAATGAAAGCCCGTAAAGCCAAATGGGAGAACATGAGTCCTGAGGAAAGACAAAGGTGGCATAAACAATCTAGCTAG
- a CDS encoding patatin-like phospholipase family protein gives MTQSSRRNFLKTSAVGVALASSAQTFAQSSSPSKKTIAEVAALVAKDDIQSTAGWNDGLVHPIPFKNPFAQNKERGLALGGGGFPLIAWYAGYLTSLKKNGVDLSIADVMVGTSAGSFCAAMLKAGHLWRLESEIDLFAEFPKLLAQTMPAVQFNVSQLRAQHAQLTAHDAAPATIQRIGKAAMASLNPDGAANYYKVAKKLLTTTTWPSDGVFTTAIDCFTGERLVVSRQNNLPIDVACAASSSVPGQLGPTFLKERLCMDGGIYQTSTHSDVIAGVKRAIVISLGDGSINEQKQGLRISSLPNTLNQEIKDLEAGGTKTKHIVVGLPPGISKVENLIDPKWIAPYFKFGHDRGIVDAPMMKAFWS, from the coding sequence ATGACTCAATCGTCCCGCCGTAATTTCTTAAAAACCTCTGCTGTTGGTGTTGCTCTTGCTTCTAGTGCGCAAACTTTTGCTCAAAGCTCAAGTCCATCTAAAAAGACTATTGCCGAAGTAGCAGCCTTGGTTGCCAAAGATGATATTCAGTCAACAGCAGGCTGGAATGATGGCTTAGTTCATCCCATCCCGTTTAAGAATCCATTTGCTCAGAATAAGGAGCGAGGTCTGGCTCTAGGCGGTGGTGGCTTCCCATTGATTGCTTGGTATGCCGGGTACCTCACCTCACTCAAAAAGAATGGCGTTGATCTGAGCATTGCCGATGTGATGGTCGGCACATCGGCCGGTTCTTTTTGTGCCGCGATGCTCAAAGCAGGACACTTATGGCGACTTGAGAGCGAGATTGATCTATTTGCGGAATTTCCAAAACTTCTTGCGCAAACGATGCCGGCAGTTCAATTTAATGTCTCTCAATTGAGGGCGCAACACGCTCAACTGACTGCTCATGATGCCGCTCCCGCCACAATTCAACGTATTGGTAAAGCGGCTATGGCTTCTTTGAATCCTGATGGCGCAGCTAATTATTACAAGGTAGCTAAAAAGTTGCTAACCACCACTACCTGGCCTTCTGACGGTGTATTTACTACGGCAATTGATTGCTTTACGGGAGAGCGCTTAGTAGTTTCTCGTCAAAACAATCTCCCCATAGATGTTGCTTGCGCCGCGAGCTCTTCGGTGCCCGGTCAGTTGGGGCCAACGTTTTTGAAGGAACGTTTATGTATGGATGGCGGTATCTACCAAACTAGCACTCATAGCGATGTGATTGCTGGTGTGAAACGCGCCATAGTGATTTCGTTAGGAGATGGCTCTATTAATGAGCAAAAACAAGGTTTGCGAATTTCTTCCCTGCCTAATACCCTTAATCAGGAAATCAAAGATTTAGAGGCTGGCGGAACAAAAACAAAACACATTGTTGTTGGACTTCCTCCTGGTATCAGTAAAGTAGAAAACCTGATTGATCCTAAGTGGATTGCGCCGTATTTTAAGTTCGGCCATGACAGAGGAATTGTAGATGCGCCGATGATGAAGGCGTTTTGGTCTTAA
- a CDS encoding pirin family protein — MSVNTQLRSPDATIGRGEGSGFSGVQWREEPGAGVVLLCDSYVMTAPTFPLHPHKHISAVAILFEDTTGQMYSSDSVGTNHHFGAGDVHWTLAGSGVEHTQTPEDGSKIHAVQMFIDLPQELRNSSAQTFHLQAKDAPIYEAENYRVRVLVGTVFGLSSPLAIAQDILIVEGWSKSDLTIPVPSGWRVWIYDRDHERAGYAREAVVNGHFLMVASPS, encoded by the coding sequence ATGTCAGTCAACACACAACTTCGCAGTCCCGATGCTACTATTGGTAGAGGAGAGGGTTCAGGCTTCTCCGGCGTGCAATGGCGTGAAGAGCCTGGTGCAGGAGTGGTATTGCTATGCGATAGCTATGTAATGACAGCGCCAACCTTTCCTTTGCACCCCCATAAACATATCAGCGCTGTAGCTATTTTGTTTGAAGATACAACAGGGCAAATGTACTCCTCTGATAGCGTTGGCACAAATCATCACTTTGGTGCGGGCGATGTGCATTGGACTCTTGCGGGTAGTGGTGTTGAACACACCCAAACACCAGAAGACGGCTCTAAGATTCATGCAGTACAAATGTTTATTGATTTACCACAAGAGCTTCGCAATTCATCGGCACAGACTTTTCATCTTCAAGCAAAAGACGCGCCAATTTATGAGGCAGAAAATTATAGAGTTCGTGTTTTAGTGGGCACTGTATTTGGATTGAGTAGCCCACTCGCGATTGCGCAAGATATTTTGATTGTTGAGGGCTGGAGTAAGTCCGATTTAACTATTCCTGTGCCTTCTGGCTGGAGGGTTTGGATATATGATCGCGATCACGAGCGCGCTGGTTACGCCAGAGAAGCAGTGGTCAACGGCCATTTCTTGATGGTGGCTTCCCCTTCGTGA
- a CDS encoding Dps family protein, which yields MSTKIDIGINEKDRKAIAKGLSELLADSYSLYLMTHNFHWNVKGPMFNTLHTMFMAQYTEQWAALDLIAERIRALGEPAPGTYKEFSKLTSIKEVEGVPMAIDMVRHLVKAQEATAKTARKLFPLVEKASDQPSADLLTQRQDIHEKTAWMLRSLLEE from the coding sequence ATGAGCACAAAAATAGATATTGGCATTAACGAAAAAGATCGAAAAGCCATTGCCAAAGGACTATCAGAGCTTTTGGCTGACAGCTATTCCTTATATTTGATGACGCATAACTTTCATTGGAATGTGAAGGGCCCAATGTTTAACACCCTTCATACTATGTTCATGGCTCAATATACGGAGCAGTGGGCGGCGCTCGATTTAATCGCAGAGCGCATCAGAGCACTCGGGGAGCCAGCGCCTGGCACTTATAAAGAGTTCTCAAAACTGACCTCAATCAAAGAAGTTGAAGGGGTGCCAATGGCAATAGATATGGTGAGGCATCTTGTTAAGGCTCAAGAAGCTACGGCAAAAACTGCTCGTAAACTTTTTCCCCTTGTTGAAAAAGCAAGCGATCAACCATCAGCAGATCTTCTGACTCAACGACAAGATATCCATGAGAAAACTGCTTGGATGCTAAGAAGCCTATTAGAGGAGTGA
- a CDS encoding dienelactone hydrolase family protein: MKYLLVVFLAAVSFCSQAGTDIVYPPRSEIYSIPSLTISDKQFLLGDKNGKEVTVNGILRFPPKPVSQKIPVIFLVHGSSGMGANIDYWSNHFLGQGYATFSMDGFTGRGLTVVGPNQALLGRLNLALDSYKAMEILAKHPRLDSNKFVMMGFSRGGQATLFASVERFNKMWNKSGTVFAAHIPFYADCVTSYISDTKTTGKPIQLHHGITDDYNPITACRDYVGKLKAANQNVEMFEYDFGPHAFDSPLGAAPPVVSKDAQTVRSCRIVEKTAGNLINTQTNQEFKYSDACVELNPHVGKDDDATQKATREIDAFLANLFKN, from the coding sequence ATGAAGTATTTACTTGTAGTCTTTCTGGCGGCTGTATCTTTTTGCTCGCAGGCTGGGACTGATATCGTTTACCCGCCACGCTCAGAAATCTATTCCATTCCGAGCTTAACAATATCTGACAAGCAGTTTTTGCTCGGGGACAAAAATGGCAAGGAGGTAACTGTTAACGGCATTCTTCGCTTTCCACCCAAACCAGTAAGTCAAAAAATTCCAGTCATCTTTTTGGTACACGGCTCAAGCGGTATGGGGGCAAACATCGACTATTGGTCCAATCACTTCCTAGGACAAGGCTATGCCACATTTAGTATGGATGGCTTTACAGGAAGAGGTCTAACGGTTGTGGGCCCTAATCAAGCCCTACTTGGCAGATTGAATCTTGCTCTTGATAGTTATAAAGCAATGGAAATTTTGGCTAAGCACCCACGTCTTGATTCCAACAAGTTTGTAATGATGGGCTTTTCTAGGGGCGGGCAAGCAACTCTATTCGCCAGCGTAGAGCGATTTAATAAGATGTGGAATAAGAGTGGAACTGTATTTGCCGCACACATTCCGTTTTATGCCGATTGTGTGACAAGCTACATCAGTGACACAAAGACTACTGGTAAGCCTATTCAGCTTCATCACGGCATCACAGATGACTACAACCCTATAACTGCTTGTAGAGATTACGTAGGTAAATTAAAAGCGGCCAACCAAAATGTAGAGATGTTTGAGTATGACTTTGGCCCACACGCATTTGATTCTCCATTGGGGGCCGCGCCTCCTGTAGTTTCAAAAGACGCACAAACTGTTAGGTCTTGTAGGATTGTTGAAAAGACAGCGGGCAATTTGATTAACACCCAAACAAATCAAGAGTTCAAATACTCTGATGCTTGCGTTGAGTTAAACCCTCACGTGGGCAAAGATGATGATGCTACGCAAAAGGCAACTCGAGAAATTGATGCGTTCTTAGCAAATCTATTCAAGAACTAG
- a CDS encoding OsmC domain/YcaO domain-containing protein: MEIKVNFLDKLRLEAKFDDFTVIADQPIRYKGDGSAPGPFDYFLASSALCAAYFVKLYCDTRNISTENIRLSQNNIVDPENRYQQIFKIQVELPEDISATDRQGILRSIDRCTVKKVVQAGPEFVIEEVKSLDADAQTLLTLKAAPDASTYIVGKDLPLEQTIANMSSVLANLGIKIEIASWRNIIPNVWSLHIRDAHSPMCFTNGKGSTKESALASALGEYIERLSNNHFYAGAFWGEEIANSAFVHYPNERWFKPGKNDSLPTEILDEYCRNIFNPDGELRGSHLIDTNSGNATRGICSLPYVRHSDGEIVYFPSNLIENLYVSNGMSAGNTLAEAQVQCLSEIFERAVKREILEGEIALPDVPHEVLAKYPGILAGIRGLEEQGFPVLVKDASLGGVYPVMCVTLMNPRTGGVFASFGAHPSLEVALERSLTELLQGRSLEGLNDLPPPTFASEAVTEPNNFVEHFIDSSGIVSWRFFSAKSNYEFVEWDFSDHGENSNAKEAATLFDILEDMGKEAYVAVYDQLGAIACRILVPGYSEVYPIEDLIWDNTNKALLFRADILNLHQLNHVDLSALLERLENNELDEYGDIATLIGIEFDENTPWGQLTVLELKLLIQLALKRFDEAHELVGAFLQYNDNTVERKLFYQALDAVLEILLDDDLELDDYITNFRRMFGNERMDAVIGSVDGGVRFYGLNQTSVKLEGLDRHHRLIDSYRKLHAARGKALPING; encoded by the coding sequence ATGGAAATTAAAGTCAACTTTCTCGATAAGCTCCGCCTTGAGGCTAAGTTTGATGACTTCACTGTCATTGCTGATCAGCCCATCCGATATAAAGGTGACGGCTCCGCTCCCGGCCCCTTTGATTACTTCTTAGCCTCATCTGCTTTATGTGCAGCCTATTTCGTGAAGTTATATTGCGACACTCGTAATATTTCTACCGAAAATATTCGCCTCTCACAGAACAATATTGTTGATCCAGAAAATCGTTACCAGCAGATTTTTAAGATCCAGGTTGAGTTACCTGAAGATATCTCTGCCACAGATCGCCAGGGAATTTTGCGTTCTATCGACCGCTGCACTGTTAAAAAAGTAGTGCAGGCTGGACCAGAGTTTGTCATTGAAGAAGTTAAGAGTCTGGATGCAGATGCGCAGACGCTCTTAACCTTAAAAGCCGCCCCGGATGCCAGCACCTATATTGTGGGCAAAGATCTCCCGCTAGAGCAAACCATAGCCAATATGTCTAGTGTGTTGGCGAACCTGGGAATAAAAATTGAGATTGCCTCGTGGCGCAACATTATTCCTAATGTTTGGTCTTTGCACATTCGTGATGCGCACTCTCCTATGTGCTTTACCAACGGGAAGGGCTCAACTAAGGAAAGCGCACTCGCATCAGCCTTAGGTGAATATATTGAGCGATTAAGTAATAACCATTTTTATGCCGGCGCATTCTGGGGAGAGGAAATTGCTAATAGTGCATTTGTGCACTATCCGAATGAGCGCTGGTTCAAGCCGGGCAAGAATGATTCACTTCCGACGGAAATTTTGGATGAGTACTGCCGTAATATTTTTAATCCTGATGGTGAGTTGCGTGGCTCGCATTTGATCGACACCAATTCTGGAAATGCAACGCGTGGTATCTGTTCGTTGCCATACGTGCGCCATTCGGATGGTGAAATTGTTTATTTCCCATCAAACCTGATTGAGAATTTGTATGTGAGTAATGGGATGAGTGCAGGCAATACGCTAGCCGAAGCACAAGTGCAATGCCTGTCGGAAATTTTTGAGCGGGCGGTAAAGCGAGAAATTCTGGAAGGTGAGATTGCTTTGCCTGATGTGCCGCATGAAGTGCTGGCTAAATACCCTGGCATTCTGGCTGGCATTCGAGGGTTGGAGGAGCAAGGCTTTCCGGTTCTGGTAAAGGACGCCTCGCTGGGAGGGGTGTATCCAGTGATGTGTGTGACCCTAATGAATCCCCGAACAGGTGGTGTATTTGCTTCTTTCGGTGCGCACCCAAGCCTCGAGGTGGCGCTAGAGCGTAGTTTGACGGAGTTGTTACAGGGCAGAAGCTTAGAGGGGCTAAACGATTTACCCCCACCCACTTTTGCAAGCGAGGCGGTAACCGAGCCAAATAATTTCGTTGAGCACTTTATTGATTCCAGTGGAATAGTGTCTTGGCGCTTTTTCAGTGCTAAATCAAATTATGAGTTTGTTGAGTGGGATTTTTCTGATCATGGTGAAAACTCTAACGCTAAGGAAGCAGCAACTTTATTCGACATTCTTGAAGACATGGGTAAAGAGGCTTATGTCGCGGTATATGACCAGCTGGGCGCGATTGCTTGCCGGATTTTAGTGCCAGGGTATTCTGAGGTTTACCCAATAGAAGATCTCATTTGGGACAACACCAATAAGGCCCTATTGTTCCGTGCCGATATTCTGAACTTACATCAACTAAATCATGTTGATTTAAGCGCGCTACTTGAGCGTCTAGAAAATAACGAGCTTGATGAGTACGGTGATATCGCTACATTGATCGGTATTGAGTTCGATGAAAATACGCCTTGGGGTCAGTTAACCGTTCTGGAGCTAAAGCTATTGATTCAGCTGGCGTTAAAGCGTTTTGATGAGGCGCATGAGCTAGTTGGTGCCTTCCTTCAATATAACGACAATACCGTTGAGCGCAAATTGTTTTACCAGGCCCTAGATGCGGTACTGGAGATCTTGCTGGATGATGATTTGGAGCTTGATGACTACATCACCAATTTCCGCCGCATGTTTGGCAACGAGAGAATGGATGCCGTAATCGGCTCAGTAGATGGTGGCGTGCGTTTCTATGGCCTGAACCAGACCAGCGTCAAACTGGAGGGGCTTGATAGGCACCATCGCCTAATCGATAGTTACAGAAAATTGCATGCAGCTCGAGGCAAGGCCCTGCCTATAAACGGATAG
- a CDS encoding response regulator encodes MASILVVDDEMGIRELLNEILTDEGHTVYAAESAIQARTIREQMRPDLVLLDIWMPDVDGITLLKEWSKTGQLTMPVVMMSGHATIDTAVEATRIGALNFLEKPIALQKLLKTVAKALESSPKYVEPVEEKISHVAPASNSSPKASSTEPVSAVPEGEYISGIAKTYFDLPLREARDLFEKAYFEHQMIIMGGSMTKISEYTGLERTHLYRKLKALGIDTSRNKGEQ; translated from the coding sequence ATGGCAAGTATTTTGGTGGTCGATGATGAGATGGGAATCCGAGAGCTTCTCAATGAGATTCTGACGGATGAAGGCCATACTGTTTATGCGGCCGAGAGCGCCATTCAGGCGCGCACGATACGCGAGCAAATGCGCCCAGATTTAGTGTTGCTCGATATTTGGATGCCTGATGTCGATGGCATTACTTTGTTGAAAGAGTGGTCTAAGACTGGCCAGCTGACAATGCCAGTTGTGATGATGTCAGGACATGCCACGATTGATACTGCGGTAGAGGCGACCCGGATCGGAGCGTTAAATTTTCTGGAAAAGCCCATTGCGCTGCAGAAGCTTCTCAAGACAGTGGCCAAGGCCCTAGAGAGCTCTCCAAAATATGTTGAGCCTGTCGAAGAAAAAATTTCTCACGTAGCCCCAGCATCAAACTCAAGCCCTAAAGCATCGAGCACTGAGCCGGTGTCGGCTGTTCCAGAGGGTGAGTACATTAGCGGTATTGCCAAGACCTACTTCGATCTACCCCTGAGAGAAGCGCGTGATCTATTTGAGAAGGCCTATTTTGAGCATCAAATGATCATCATGGGCGGCAGCATGACCAAGATTTCTGAGTACACTGGTCTTGAAAGAACCCATCTCTATCGCAAACTCAAGGCCCTGGGCATCGATACGTCTCGTAATAAGGGCGAACAATAA
- a CDS encoding ATP-binding protein yields MAIIGAFALLLLILLSIASSNTEFFDKYFIWLYAANVVIGICLVLVILTLIVVIAIRWHKGRFGTRLVAKLAMIFALVGVVPGLILYGVSLQFVSRSIETWFDVKVESALNSGLELGRVTLQVAQEEILAEGNFIAEQVTQVPSGTSSDQVGAMVMKIRNQFGIQEVSLFNMQRNMIISSELKPKKYLPAPSPDVITEAFKKKGMTFVDQMDVGGQLGYRVRAIVPIVRKKPNQSKVDSGKDGEDRYFLQLVRFIPSPLAKNILAVESAYSEYQEKSLGRTGLRKMFVGTLTLTLFFALFVAVILALLLGRQLARPLLMLLKGTQAVAQGDLSPKPELDTGDELGMLTRQFNVMTRQLADTRTSLQESKSFLETVLGNLTAGVCIFDKNFNVVSSNVGADRIFGQDLTQLDGHPLSDSPALMEFERAIKEGFATMKLAVGAGDDSGSTKPSKSAPVWQKQIQLQSTNEFENELGVTLFVRGTELTSDLRMVVFDDITDVVSAQRSIAWSEVARRLAHEIKNPLTPIQLSAERLQHKLAGKLTPEQEEMINRSTETIIGQVQAMKEMVNDFRDFAKTPSPQLKPVSINALTQEILGLYEGSPLKTQLDPSCPNIIGDPTQLRQVIHNLLQNAQDATLEGRHQDAPVEVKTELVPYGELNGVGQYAVRLTISDCGSGFPAKILARAFEPYVTTKSKGTGLGLAVVKKIIDDHGAKIEIRNRMQGDEVTGAQVSILFMNLAKEAA; encoded by the coding sequence ATGGCAATCATTGGTGCCTTTGCGCTCTTGCTTCTCATTCTGCTATCGATTGCCTCATCTAATACAGAATTTTTTGATAAGTATTTTATTTGGCTCTATGCGGCCAACGTGGTGATTGGAATTTGTTTGGTCTTAGTCATCTTGACTTTGATCGTCGTGATTGCGATTCGGTGGCATAAGGGCCGTTTTGGCACCCGCTTAGTTGCAAAGTTAGCAATGATTTTTGCTTTGGTTGGTGTGGTACCGGGACTCATTCTGTATGGCGTCTCTTTGCAGTTCGTCTCTCGCAGTATTGAAACCTGGTTTGATGTAAAGGTCGAGTCTGCACTGAACTCCGGTTTGGAGTTGGGGCGCGTTACTCTGCAGGTTGCACAAGAAGAGATCTTGGCCGAGGGTAATTTCATCGCTGAACAGGTTACTCAGGTTCCTTCGGGCACAAGCTCTGATCAGGTGGGCGCCATGGTTATGAAGATTCGTAATCAATTTGGTATTCAAGAGGTGAGCCTTTTCAATATGCAGCGCAATATGATTATTTCGAGTGAACTTAAGCCCAAAAAATATTTGCCCGCACCTAGCCCTGATGTGATTACGGAAGCATTTAAAAAGAAGGGTATGACATTTGTAGATCAGATGGATGTGGGCGGACAGCTTGGCTATCGCGTAAGAGCGATTGTGCCCATCGTAAGAAAAAAGCCCAATCAAAGCAAGGTGGACTCTGGCAAAGATGGGGAAGATAGATATTTTTTACAGCTAGTACGATTCATTCCCAGCCCTTTAGCCAAGAATATTCTTGCTGTTGAGTCTGCCTATAGCGAATATCAAGAGAAATCTCTGGGACGCACAGGTTTGCGAAAAATGTTTGTGGGCACCTTAACACTGACGCTATTTTTCGCCTTATTTGTTGCAGTGATTTTGGCTTTATTGCTTGGGCGCCAATTAGCGCGGCCATTATTGATGTTGCTAAAGGGCACGCAGGCGGTTGCTCAGGGCGATCTATCACCCAAACCAGAGTTGGATACTGGCGATGAGTTAGGAATGCTCACGCGTCAATTTAATGTGATGACTCGTCAGCTCGCCGATACACGAACATCTCTACAGGAATCCAAGTCCTTTTTGGAGACAGTTCTTGGCAACTTGACGGCGGGCGTTTGCATTTTCGATAAAAACTTTAATGTGGTCTCTAGCAACGTGGGGGCTGATCGAATTTTTGGGCAGGATTTAACCCAGCTAGATGGTCACCCATTAAGCGACAGCCCTGCGCTAATGGAGTTTGAGCGGGCGATCAAAGAGGGTTTTGCAACAATGAAGCTCGCGGTCGGAGCAGGCGATGATTCGGGGTCTACCAAGCCATCAAAGTCTGCGCCTGTATGGCAAAAGCAGATTCAGCTTCAAAGCACCAATGAATTTGAAAATGAGCTTGGCGTTACTCTATTTGTGCGGGGCACTGAACTTACATCCGATTTGCGTATGGTGGTATTTGACGATATTACGGATGTAGTGAGTGCTCAGCGCTCGATCGCATGGAGCGAGGTTGCAAGGCGTTTGGCTCACGAAATAAAAAACCCACTCACACCGATACAACTTTCTGCGGAAAGGTTGCAGCATAAATTGGCGGGCAAATTAACTCCCGAGCAAGAAGAGATGATTAATCGCAGCACTGAGACCATCATTGGCCAGGTTCAGGCAATGAAAGAAATGGTGAACGACTTTAGAGACTTTGCCAAAACGCCGAGCCCCCAGCTAAAGCCAGTGTCAATCAATGCCTTGACGCAGGAGATTCTGGGCTTATACGAAGGCAGCCCCTTAAAGACCCAACTAGATCCAAGTTGCCCAAATATCATAGGCGACCCAACCCAATTAAGACAGGTTATCCATAACCTTTTGCAAAACGCCCAAGACGCCACTCTTGAAGGCAGGCATCAGGATGCTCCGGTAGAAGTGAAAACTGAGTTGGTGCCTTATGGTGAGTTAAATGGCGTCGGACAGTATGCAGTGCGCCTAACAATAAGTGATTGTGGCTCCGGATTTCCAGCTAAGATATTGGCAAGAGCATTTGAGCCATATGTAACAACTAAGAGCAAGGGCACCGGCCTGGGGTTGGCGGTTGTGAAAAAAATAATAGATGATCACGGCGCGAAAATTGAAATCCGCAACCGGATGCAGGGAGATGAAGTGACTGGTGCACAAGTATCAATTTTATTTATGAATTTGGCAAAAGAGGCAGCATAG